Proteins encoded in a region of the Deltaproteobacteria bacterium genome:
- a CDS encoding site-2 protease family protein: protein MRTSWRIFEIFGIEIRIDSSWIIIFGLITWALAGHYFPSQYPRWPHWQYWLVGIATSLLLFASVLAHELTHSLVARSKGEEVRSITLFIFGGVAEIAEEPKTPAKEFIIALVGPISSLIIAIIFFGLWYGIRGINEPIAALAQYLSIINLFLALFNMVPGFPLDGGRVLRAIVWKVTGDVKRATRIASVIGQGIAFLLIFFGVWQILMGFFLNGLWIALIGWFIHSAAVRGYRQVLLKEMLKDVRAKDLMDTKFETIDGSISVQELMEDYILKKKERAFLVTEAGKLTGIICLEDVKAVPSEKRVYTTVSKVMTPRDKLAAVSPDDDGNQVLTRLVSGKIHQVPVIEGGEIKGVVCRTDILDFLHLRSELGV, encoded by the coding sequence GGGCCCTGGCTGGACATTACTTCCCCAGCCAGTATCCCCGCTGGCCCCACTGGCAGTATTGGTTAGTAGGAATAGCCACCAGTCTGTTGCTGTTTGCCTCGGTCCTGGCCCATGAACTGACCCACTCTCTCGTTGCCCGCAGCAAGGGGGAAGAGGTGCGCAGCATCACCCTCTTTATCTTCGGAGGGGTGGCCGAGATCGCAGAGGAACCGAAGACACCAGCGAAGGAATTCATCATCGCCCTAGTAGGGCCCATCTCTAGCCTGATCATTGCCATTATCTTTTTCGGCCTATGGTATGGGATACGGGGGATAAATGAACCCATCGCCGCCCTAGCCCAATATTTATCTATAATCAACCTTTTCCTTGCGCTTTTCAACATGGTTCCTGGTTTCCCCCTAGATGGAGGCAGGGTCCTGCGGGCCATTGTGTGGAAGGTGACAGGAGATGTCAAGCGAGCCACCCGGATCGCCTCCGTCATCGGTCAAGGCATCGCCTTTCTCCTCATCTTCTTTGGCGTCTGGCAGATCCTGATGGGATTTTTCCTTAACGGCCTCTGGATAGCCCTTATCGGCTGGTTTATCCATAGTGCAGCAGTTCGGGGATATAGGCAGGTCCTCCTGAAAGAGATGCTCAAGGATGTCAGGGCAAAAGACCTGATGGACACCAAATTTGAGACGATAGATGGTTCAATCTCTGTGCAGGAGTTGATGGAGGATTACATCCTCAAAAAGAAAGAAAGGGCCTTTTTGGTAACAGAGGCAGGGAAGCTGACGGGAATCATCTGCCTGGAGGATGTCAAGGCCGTCCCCTCCGAAAAGAGGGTGTACACCACAGTCAGCAAGGTCATGACCCCTCGGGATAAATTAGCAGCCGTTTCTCCGGATGATGATGGTAATCAAGTCCTCACCAGGTTGGTCAGCGGTAAGATCCACCAAGTCCCGGTAATAGAGGGGGGGGAGATCAAAGGGGTCGTCTGCCGTACTGACATCCTGGACTTTCTACACCTGCGCTCCGAACTAGGGGTATGA